DNA from Triticum aestivum cultivar Chinese Spring chromosome 7D, IWGSC CS RefSeq v2.1, whole genome shotgun sequence:
tGCCCCTCCTTCTCCTCCCGTGCCCAGCGAGCATGGCGCTCCTTCGCCTCGCGCTCCGCCACTCGCCCTCGACGCACTCCTCTGCCAGCACACGGGCCCTCCATCGCTGCAGGTACGCCGCCTCTTCCTCTGGCGTCACGCCCAGCTACACTGGCAGGACGCGGACCCACTCGCGGAGCTGTCTGGTCCACTGGTACCTTTCCGGCTCGGGCTCCATGGGCGATGGCTCGAGCTTGGGCTCGGGGAGTGTCGGCGGTGGTTGGGGGATGATGCAGTCCCCAGCCGCTGACAACGCGAGGGTCTCCTCCAGGCCCTCCCGGTGCGCGTCCTCATCGCGCCTGCTCTCCTCCAGGGCGCGCTGTATCGTCGCTGCCTCCTTCTCCGGCTGGAACACATGTTGGCAGTAGGAGGATGCCGGGGTTAAGCTGCACGCCACGGCGACGCTCCTCCTCGTGCTCCAGCGCGAACCAGACCTCGCAGTTGGGAGAGTCCACTCCCGCTGCTTCGATGTCAGGAGCTCACGGCGCTTGCGCACCTCCTCGACATGTGTTCATAGCGATCGCGCACCGCCAGCACCGGGATGCGGTGCGGTCTAGATGCCAGCCGTGGGGCAGGCTGACATCTGGATAGGGCAGCGGCTAGCGATACTACCAGTGCAACCGGGATGTACTGCCTATCCTGTTCCCATGGCAGCCCGCCGTGTCAAGGAGCCGCTTGCGGCGGCGGAGTAGGCGTGCGGGACGAGCTGGTGCCGAGGTAGAGCTTCCCCTTGCTCTTGCCGAACAACCCCATGGTGAGCTAGGGTTTTGCGATCGTCGGCGAGGGAGCACACCTGGCCAGATGTGGACGGGGGAGGGGAAGTCGATGaggccagacccccccccccccccccgcacgcttGATGGACACCGAGCGGACGCGCGTGacgtccgtctcgtgtccgcgtGACGTAAATTTGGGTTTGAAATGCGTCCAGGCGAATACCGAGGGAAAGCGTTTTGGgttttagagcatctccactcgcgccCCCAATAGGCCCCCTAGGGCATGTTTTTTTTCGCCGGCACCGAAAAATCcctccagtcgcgcccccaggacggcgatttccgccggttaGGCCCATTCTTTGGCCCGGCGATCCGAGGCCAAACCTAGTGCactgggggcgcttgggggctccggcgGAAGGGAAAACAGTGCATGGGCCACCACTGTCAGGCGAAAAACATTTTTTCCACCTCCAGATTCGCCCCCGCGCGCACTACCCCTTCCGCCGCTGTGCCAATTCCGGGGCCGCCCACCTGCCCACCGCCGCTAGAAAGGTCGTTTCCTCACCGAGAAAGAGAGGGTTCCCCGCGGCAGCCTCCACCCCGCTCCTGGGCGAGCTTTTCCGGCGCTCCAGCCACGCAAAGCGGGGATACCGGCGGCTGCACGCCTACTACGCCCgccaggtgttcggcgatttgtctgCTTAGCAATGGACTCGGACGATGAGGAGGCGTTCGCGgcactgctggaggaggaagccggtgACAACGCCCAGCATGAAGAGCACCTCATGGTCCTCGCCGATCTGGCCGACCTGTTCGCGAGCAATGCAAAGTcgtggcgaggtggctcggcgtcgGGCCGGCAGAAGGCAAAGCGGAGGCATCGGCTGGAGGACTATTGCTTGCTCTacgccgactacttcgccgacgctccaccgCACGGCGAGaaagtatttcggcgccgttatcggatgagccgaaagctcttcctcaggattgtgaattccatccgtgAGTTTGagagctacttcaagtgcaagaaggattgcaccggcacacttggattcacctcactccagaagtgcacgacagctatgaggatgcttccatacggagctcccggtgatatactggaagactatggacgcatggtcgagtccaccaccattgagtgtttgtacaagttctgcagggcagtggtggcactGTTTGGACCACAGTACTTGCaatcacccaatgctgaagacactgctcggatcctagcacaaaatgcagcaagaggatttcccgGGATGCTtgaaagcatcgactgcatgcattgggcatgaaaaaactgtccatttgcttggcaggggatgtacaaaggcgccaaaggagcttgaagtgtggtacttgaggcagtggccacacaggttctctggatttggcactccttctttggtatgctagGAACTACAATGACATTAACGTACTGCAGTGCTCggatgtctttgccaagcttgttgaacgtcatgctcctccggtgaacttcgaggtcaatgagCGCCACTAcgacaagggatactacctagaagatggcatctatccgagatggtccacatttgtgaagactatctcaaaccctgtgccaggaggcaagaacccCTATTTTGCCAAgtgtcaggaggcttgcaggaaggatgtcgagcggacatttggtgtgctccaatctcgatttgctgttgtccggtaccccgctctgacctggtcgaaagatcaaatgtggaaaGTCATGACTTGCGTGTCAtcttgcataacatgatcattgagagcgagcaggaagagccagtgtttgacactgaaccatattacaggcatggtcctcttgcccaagttgatcactaGCTACCGTCAAACTGGactgccttcctcaatatgcgtcaggagatccgagacccacatgtGCATGAAGAACTGCAACACGgtgtggagcacctatggaggctcaaaggcaacgcctagctcgacgtgtgatgaaatatgagtttttatttgtgttCAAATTATGAGTTTTATTTGTCGAAGTATTTGATTTGTATTGATTTATATGATGGACTATGTGATAAAAATTAGTTTGTGTTGAATTTGTGTCAAGCACGTCGAAATTAAGCCAATTTGTGCCGAAAATGGGCCGAAAACGATGGCTGGAGGGCGATTTTGGATCGGCGACTGGGAACCATAGCCCCACACCGATTTTATCTTCGGTTGAATCCTAGGCAGCGCTATTTCAAGCCCTTGGGGACCGAACGGCCGGAGATGCTCTTAGTATGCGTGTTGGACCAGCGTTTTGGTCTTGTAGAGTGGCCAGGAGCGTGGAGGCTCGTCTCACACACGCCAGTTCGCCCAAAAGGCCAAAACCCTCTCCCTCCTCCGCAAAAAagaatcctcttcttcttcctcctcctccgcgtGCTCTGCGGCGGCCTGCCCCACCCACTGACCTCGTCGGGGCGGACACGACGATGCTGCCCGGGATAGCCCCGGAGACACCGGGGCTGAGCGACGGCGCCGGGGCGCTCGAACTCCTGTACGCCTCCTTCCCGGTGTCGCCTGTCTCCACATTCCCCTCCCTTTGCTGCGCCGCCGCCGACGGAGACAAGACGGACCGCGTCAGCCGCCTCCCCGAAGATGTCCTCCGCCGCGTGGTCTCCCTCCTGCCCGCCAAGGACGGCGCGCGCACCACCGTGCTCTCCTCGCGCTGGCCCGGCCTCTGGCACTCTGCGCCACTCGTCCTCGTGGACACCCACTTGCTCCCCGGGGGCGCTGCGGGGGTTCGGCCGGCCCGCGCACGCGCCGGTGCCGTCTCGCGCTTTGTCTCCGCCGCCCTCGAAGCACATCCTGGGCCCTTCCCCTTCGCCAGCTTCACCTGCAGTTTCTTGGACGGCGCCCACCGCCGCGTGCTCGCGCGCTGGTTCCAGCTCCTTGCCACCAAGGGCGTCAAGCAGCTCATCTTCGCCAATCGCCCTGCCCCGCTTCCCGGCCTGCGCCTCCCTTCCTCACTCTTCAGCTGCGCCTACCTCCGCCGGCTCTGGATCTGTGCCTGGGTGTTCCCGGAGACCGCCACCCTCCCGCGCGGCGCCGGCTTCCCCAACCTCCGTGAGCTCGTCCTCGGCCGCACCGTCATGGAGGACAAAGACCTCGAGTTCGTGCTCGGCGTGAGCCCCGTGCTGGAGATCCTCGTGGTCGCCGGAAGCGAGACCCGATTGCACGCTTGTCTCGCCAGCCCCAGCCTACGGTGCGCGCAGTTATGCTTGTCCGCCCTGGACGAGGTCGCCGTGGTGGACGCCCCAAGCCTGGAGCGTCTCTTCCTCATCAGTGGCATGACCAAAATGAGCACGACAGTCAAGATTGGCCATGCTCCTAAGCTGCGCTTGCTGGGATACCTGGAACCAGGAATGCACATAATGCAGATTGGCAACACCATCATCAAGGTACGTGCGGCGCCAGGTCACCTCATTTCTGACTTTCCAATAATTCCTTTTATGATATGGACTGAACAAGATTAGTGCCAACAGGCAACCATGTTCTAAACCTCAGTTTACTCAGCCAAGAACTCATACTAGATGCCCTCACGATTAGCAAAAAAGAATCATTAACATGATAAACCGACATAGTACTAGGCAACTACTCTGGTAATCGGTTATCCATTTCTTTCTTGCAGTCCTGCCGGTATTTGTAGGAGGCATAATATTGTTGTGCATTTGGAAACGGTTCATCACCAACATAGTTTTGGGAATTTTCATCAATGAGACTGTAATACAGTTCCGCGCTTAAGATTAATGAACTTGCCATTTGATGATACAACACATAATTGCAATTTCACAGAACTGTCCAACTTTTACATTTCAGGGGGAAAATAGGTAGGAGGAACACATAATTGCAATTTCACATAACTGTCCGAATATTCATTTTGGAGGAGAATTAGGTTGGGGGAACACATAATTGCAATTTCGCAGAACTGTCCGAATTCACATTTTGGGGGAACAGTAGGTAGGGGGAATACGTAAGTGTAGTTTCAAAGAACTGTCTGAATTTTGCACATTGTAGTGATCACAAATTCAGTAAAAGGCCTAGTACCCTGTTGATCACTACAAAGTAAGGTGGCAAGGTGACTACAAATACCATTTACTGAATCTGTGAAAACTGCATGCACATCGTCGGTGATTGATTTGTGGCTTTTGGTGCATCGCAGGCTGGAACAAAGGCGAGCGCAAGCACCACCGTCTCAAGCGTCCAGATGTTGGCCTTGCAACTGCATTTCGGAGTCCCTGGTGAAATCAAGATGCTTCCCAGCTTTCTCAGATGCTTTCCTAGTGTCGAGACGTTGATTGTCCAGGTACCCCCCGCCTCCTTTAGATCATCAGCGCTACATTGCATCAGATTGCTGCTGCATAATCAGCAGAATGTGCAGCTGAAACTGTTTGCTGAACTAAATTGCAGTCTATGGACACTAGTGGACCCGCCACCAAGCTCAGCGTCAAGTTCAGGCAGGGCACAAGTCCTATTGAGTGTGTCCAGTCACAGCTCAAGACTTTGTTTTTCCGTGAGCTACAAGGGCATCGTGGCGAGTTCCATTTCCTCACGTTCATCGCGGAGAATGCGCAGAAGCTAGAGAGGATGTACATCTGGGTGAAAGAAGACCTGAGTTACCCCGCCAAGGTATCTATGGGTGCCAAACTGAGGGCTCTTGAGTCTGCTAATTGGGCTAGCAGGGACTGCAAGATGCTATTCAGGACCAGTAAATTTCCTGGAGGTGGTACCCCTTTCAACCTTGCAATGGGAGTAGATTTATCATTCGCCGACCCCTTCTTCTGCCACTGAAAGCCTGAAGATTTCAACGCCCAAGATTTCACTGCAATTGGTGCGCGTTAGGACAGAGCCCTGCTTCTACTAGTATCAGTAGCTTTACTTGCTATCATTTGTTAGTATCCTGTTAGTATCTGGATGATGATTGATAGCTTCAACGAACTTGGTGTGGTTTCGGTGACGGTACTTGtacattagtactccctccgtcccaaaattcttgtcttagatttgtctaaatacagatgtatcaagtcacgttttagtattagatacatccatatctagacaaatctaagacaagaattttgggacggagggagtacaaaattctGAAAAGCATGTGGGTTCAGTTCATGTGGTAGTAACAGGGAACTAGACATTACCTGAGCTGGTATTTTGCTAACTGCATTACCAAGTTTCTCCTCGATGGTCCTTAATGCAACCAAATTAGATAGAACGTAGTTGCAGCAGGATATCTCACTTGGCTCATCTTATCAGTGAACTTGGCTTTTTATAGAGCGCGGGGCTTTTGAAGAACTGTTACAGCATATACTTGTTGGGGTCAGTGTGATTGTGTGAAGTGGGAGCTCCGATTCATGGAGGAGTAGAACACTTCAGTGAACCGCAATTTGGAGTTTTCACAAGCGGACTCTTCCTTGCGCTTGGCCGCGATTCACTACCGGCTCTTTGTGCTTGTTGTTGACAAGGTGTGTTCTTCGGTCTATTGCGCGTGTGCGCCTGCATCAGCACATACTGTTACTCGTGTATTCAGATGAGAGTGACATATCACTACAACATGTAGATACACGATTTGTTTAATTTGTGTAGCAACCATAACAAATCTGTATGGTTTCGCTCGGGAGTAGGGCATTTTGGAGgcctttaaaaaaatcaaaattcaaactttATAGTTAAAAAAAACCCTGAAAAAAGCTATGCAAGGATGTGATGTGTATGTGAGTAAAATTGCAGGATGAAAAATAATCATGAAccttgaggatgaatagtacatgTGCACATACACAAAAAAATTCATATATAGATTTGGTTTTTTTTGTGTAGCTCCCATTTTAATGAATttcgtcctgaaaatttacacatgTGCATCATGCCATTAAgtatatatgattttttttcatcaaacataaaatatgaattttgaattttttaaattcaGCCTTCATGGGGCTCGGCCTCCGTTTGGCATTTTCACTCGCTCGTCTCCTCTTCAATtaaagagaagagagtagagaaaTGTTTAGGGCCTGTGCATTGGTGGCTGGAGCCaacttgtttttcttttcaaaacggAGTTTTGGCTCATCCATTAATTGAGAATAAACTTAGAGATGTTTTTATAATATAAAGTCTAAGGCATATAAAAGGCATTACTTTTCGGGAAAGGCTATAGCTCTATCGGCGGATCTATAGCGGGCGTCCGCCACCTTCTCTGATCGACACGTGGCCAAATGGACCATGAACGTCTTTCTCATCTTACCTCTTCCCCAACCTCTCACCTGTACGCAAGTGCATCAGCGGCAATCAATGGCGTCCACCTTGCCGGAGAGGAGGATGGCAGCGAGGTGACCTGGCGGTAGCGCGATGGCGGGGGCGGGCGGCGCCGCTCCTCCCTCACCACCATCTGATGGGCTCGTGGCGAATAATGGTGGTGTTTTGTTTCGCAACATCCAATCTGTTGCAAGAAAGATTTCTGCAACATCAGTCATGTTGCGAACCTTCTTTCGTAACACAATATAGAGGtgaaaacaaaggaaaagaagTCTGCAACATCACCTCAGTTGCAAAGTTTTTCTGCAACAATACTTTTGTTGCATAAAAAGTGAAGACAGGAAATCAAATCTGCAACACGACCTATATTGCAAAAAAAACGCAACACAATCTTTGCTGCAAAAAAATCCACAACACAATCTTTGTTACAAGTGTTTCCACAACAAGATCATTGTTGCAAAGAAGTGAATGACATTCTACCGCTTGGTTTTGTCATATCGGACGGCTCGCGAGGcggcggatcttttaaaaagatccgccgGCCGACACGTAGCAGCCCCCTTACTTTCCTGGCATGATTTATCTCGAACGCTTTGTGCCGACAATGCACCCAAGGGGAACACCCATGCATTTCTCTCATTCCAAATCATCCAACTAACCGGCATAGTGAGAAAAGCCATGGGCCATGGCCCTTTGATTTGTCATATGCGCACCCGACATGTTGACCCCCACTCCTTGATGGGTCTTTTTGCAACCCGCCATAAAATATCAAGGCATTTCTAGAAGAGGTGGGCTGCAAATTCGTTTTCTCTCCTAGATGAAGAGCACAAGACACATTTGGGCATCTCCGCTTGTGGCCTACCTATGCGCGGTCCAAATTCAATTTTTCTTAGATAAAAGGCGTAAGCAATGCccgactttaaattaataaagccaatATAGGTAAGGTATTACAAATCAAGAGTAACCAGTCCAAACACAGAGCTAGATAAAATTTACATGGACTCAAAAAACAAATCACATGCCAACCAACACATTGAGGAGAAATAAAACTATGCTTCAAGAGCTTCTGTTGGTGGCGTGGATGGCTTTGATCAGACGAAGCACCATTGCGGCTACTTCAGAGTCCTTCCTCCTCCCGAGAGGGCTCCACTACTACATGAAAAGTGGTCATTTAAAGATACAATCAGTAGGGTGATTCGGAAGtttttcttcaacaactattgtTCTGACAATTCCACAACACCCAAGCCAAGGCCGCAAAGTTATGTCAAGCAAGCCTAAGTTGTTGACACCTAAGGTTTTCCAGAATCGCAAGGACGTCCTGAATGGAGTTCGGATCCCAGGATGGCTCGAAGCATTCTCTAGCACAACTCTAGAGATATTTGGCAAGGGCACATTGGATAAGAATGTGATAAGCATCTTCAGGGTTCCCATAGAGAGCACACTTCCCATCGGCCATTGCGTTTATGTTATATCccatttttttcaaatttaggAAGTGCATGCTTGCTCTCTCGTAAGAGGGGTTGGGTAACCCCCAAGTATAAGGGTGACGTAACCTAgtaataagtatttccctcggtagAGAACCAAGGTTAATCGAACCAAAAGGAATTTTTCCAGCAAACAAAATcgcggtacctgcacacaaaacaCAATATGAACTTGCCTCGACACTTCATGAAGGTTGCCAGGCTACTTCTTGTCATGCTAGTTACAAAATTAAATTGCACGGTATAACAGGAATTGATAGAAAGGTAAAATAAATAATATGGTACAACAACGTAAAACGAATTTGGTGATGTTTTCAGTAAAGGAAAATATACCTCGGGGGGCATAGGTTCAGTGTGGCATCTCTCCAAGCAGACACGTGTGGTGTGGTGAATAAATTACAGTTGGACAACGATTAAATTGCATTATTTATATTTACGAATATGATCATTCATGGTATAATCTCATATAGGCATTACATATGTGGTATGTAGGCCTTTATCCAACTGCATCTACAACTAATACTCCACCacacgaccgctatccagcatgcatctcgaaCTATTAAGTTTATGacaaacagagcattgcaataacCAAGATGACATAATATAGACAGTAAAACTATCATCCAAGTGTGATAAAGaaaccatcgttttatccttagtggcaacaatacaatacatgtatGTTCCCTTTGTCACTAGGATGaatcactgcaagattgaaccaacTACTATGCATCATTCCCTCTAATGAACTACCCATCAATCTTGGCCAGATACAACTAATATATTAAAGATCATACATAGCTACTTAATTATACAACAACTAATCTTAAAAAGATTCAATATAATTCAATaaacaatctgatcataaagtgacaGTTCATCGTTTACCAAGAAACACACCACCTATTACATCATATTGATCCCGATCATGTGAGCCAGCTCACAGGAACTTTGTGTTGAATCATAAGGGAGAGAGGATGCcctctagctactgctatggaccctaaggtcccaacggaactactcacacatggtcactgaggcagcaaggttgatgaagaagccTCCGATGATGGATtacccctccagcagggtgcttcCAAATGATGTCATCCTCAGCGTCCTCAATGTGATGGGTGTCCCAAAGGCTTAACCAAAGGGTGGAAACTCACGAATGTGGGCCAATGACTAGGATTTTGATTGTGGAAATCCAAGTGCCATCCTTCATGGCCTTCCTAACCTTTTCAATTCTTCTCTCGGACCATAGATTAGAGGAGCAATATCTTTGAGTTTTTTCACCATGCACCCAAGGAGAATCCCAAAAGGGGGTGCCCACCATTACCAATGGTAATAACGGTGGAGGCATAGAACAAGTCCAAGTCTATCTCGCCACATGGGTTTACCATGTCAATTCACATCTTGGATGGATCTTTCCATTCAAACCAAGGCCAACACAATCAAAATGCTCGCTTAATCTGGATCTTGGTGTGCACACTTCCACTGGTTGTCTTATTGAGGGCCTCCTGAGAATTGAAGCAGCTAATGACAATGTTGACGGGGACGGGAACTCCATGATGTGATGCGACGTAAAACAAGAACAAACTTCTTATCAAATCTATTGAAATTGTCGCTAGGAATCAATCTTAGCCCGATATCGTGGATATATAAGTTATTGCTCTTTCGGTTCCTGGTCTAGATGGTGGACAGTGCTACCCTGGGCATTGTATGTAATTAGCTTTTGCTACTCTATTGTCTGCGGGACTTATCGCCTGATTGCATTGGCATTAGGTAgtcctacttcttgagcttgcgctggtttttttccttgaagaggaaagggtgatgcagcaaagtacagtaagtatttccctcagttttaagaaccatggtataaatccagtaggagacaacgcacaagtcaccgaatacctgcacagacaaacaccaacttgcacccaatgcgataaaggggttgtcaatcccttcacagttatttgcaaagtgagatctgatagagatgggtaaacggtaaagtaatatttttggtatttttggtttacagaacggaaagtaaaatattgcaaaggaAGTATATacgaaactaaaattgtagatcggaaacttatatgatggaaagtagacccgggggccataggtttcactagagacttctctcaagatagaaaatattatggtgggtgaacaaattacagccgagcaattgatagaaaagctcaaagttatgacgatatctaaggcaatgatcatgaatataggcatcacgtccgtatcaagtagaccgactcctgcctgcatctatgtgacgcccccgttttgaccgtacactaatcatgcacgcaaatgtgtacgatcaagatcagggactcacgggaagatatcacaacacaactctacaacataaataagtcatacaagcatcataatacaagccaggggcctcgagggctcgaatacaagtgctcgatcattgacgagtcagcggaagcaacaatatctgagtacagacataagttaaacaagtttgccttaagaaggctagcacaaaagtagcaacgatcgaaaaggcaaggcctcctgcctgggacctcctaactactcctcgaagctgaactccacgtagaatcatcctcgggatctctagctcctggactccagcatctggttgcgacaatccggtatagaaaggggaaaagagggagaaaagcaaccgtgagtactcatccaaagtactcgcaagcaaggagctacactacatatgcatgggtatatgtgtaaagggtcatatcggtggactgaacttcagaatgccagaataagagggggatagctaatcctgccgaagactacgcttctggcagcctccatcttgcagcatgtagaagagagtagattgaagtcctccaagtagcatcgtatagcataatcctacccgatgatcccctcctcgtcgccctgttagagagcgatcaccgggttgtatctggcacttggaagggtgtattttattcagtatccggttctagt
Protein-coding regions in this window:
- the LOC123168862 gene encoding F-box/FBD/LRR-repeat protein At5g56420; amino-acid sequence: MLPGIAPETPGLSDGAGALELLYASFPVSPVSTFPSLCCAAADGDKTDRVSRLPEDVLRRVVSLLPAKDGARTTVLSSRWPGLWHSAPLVLVDTHLLPGGAAGVRPARARAGAVSRFVSAALEAHPGPFPFASFTCSFLDGAHRRVLARWFQLLATKGVKQLIFANRPAPLPGLRLPSSLFSCAYLRRLWICAWVFPETATLPRGAGFPNLRELVLGRTVMEDKDLEFVLGVSPVLEILVVAGSETRLHACLASPSLRCAQLCLSALDEVAVVDAPSLERLFLISGMTKMSTTVKIGHAPKLRLLGYLEPGMHIMQIGNTIIKAGTKASASTTVSSVQMLALQLHFGVPGEIKMLPSFLRCFPSVETLIVQSMDTSGPATKLSVKFRQGTSPIECVQSQLKTLFFRELQGHRGEFHFLTFIAENAQKLERMYIWVKEDLSYPAKVSMGAKLRALESANWASRDCKMLFRTSKFPGGGTPFNLAMGVDLSFADPFFCH